The Oncorhynchus mykiss isolate Arlee chromosome 8, USDA_OmykA_1.1, whole genome shotgun sequence genome includes the window AGACCTTTGGGGTGACGCCGTGTTTCGAGGGACTCTCCGAGCCGGGGACATACTTCTCCGAAGAGGGTGGATATGTTGTTTTGGGTAATACACAAACACATATTATTCCTCTCAAAGCCCTTCTGGCTTCATACTGTGGTTGAACCATTCCAGATTAATTTGAAGCATGAAACCAAAGGAAAAGCTTGTGAAACATTGATTTGCTGCAATCTTCAGGACATCGTATCGTTGTACACTAATAGTTTTGGCAGGGTCTGGAACTGTTTGGAAACAATGAGTCAATTATATCACACGCCATTTTATATTTCCTCTGGAAAGCAGACAAAACCTTTGGGCCGCTCACCAATCCCCACACAGACAGTGAAGCAGAGAAACTGTAGTCAGGATAGAGGAATACAATATCCCCAGTGCAGCTGTGGTGAAAATTGGGCCTGGTGGAAAATTCGAGGGCACGGAGGACAGTTGCAGACCCAAAACTCTTGGGAGCCGAGCTGCAGCTGTTTGAATGAGGACAGAGCAATTTCACACCCTACTGTGGCCGGCTAAGTTTCACTCGTGGACATACCTCATTGGGCCAAAGGGCAGTGAAATATTCCAGGTTACAGACGTTAAAGGGGAGGTTCAGAATACGAGGGGGTTGTAAAGCAGACTTTGCTTGAActtctctttccatctgtctcATTCAGATGACACGTTCAACCTGGGGCTGAAGTTTGAGCTGGTGGTAGAGGTGCGCCCCCGTGTGGCATCAGGGGTGCTACTGCATGTGTACACAGCAGCCGGGGAGTACCTCACCATGTACATCCATCAAGGAGCAGTAAGCCACTAATACAAAGTCATCTGTATTCATTTGCTGATTTTCTATTTTTAGATCTTGGACTTGTCATCAATGCAAGTGTTGTTCTATGCTCACAGGTGATTGTGCTGGTGAACAACGGAGTTCGTGAGTTCTTCACTCAGGTCACTCCTAGACTAGGCCTGTGTGatgggagctggcacaggatcaCATGTAAGAGGCTTCCCTTCACTGACTGCCCTGATTTAAACAGGATGGGACCATGATTTATTTACACTGATTGGTCCATGTTATGTAGGTCCATGACGATACCAGTATTGCGATGTTTTTTCCATGTCAAAAAAGAAAAGATGAAGCAGACTTTACTATTTGGTTCCTTAAAAAATCTGCTGTAAATAAAATATTGTGTGATATAGCTTGGGAAAAAAACGAATGTGActgatgacaacataatgatttgtttccaacattagggctgttttcctaaagaagttaaatccgctTCACGTTTTGTTTTCTTGCCATGATACTAATgagtatcgcgatactggtatcATCCGGCCCTAATGTTATGTGCGGTGACTGATATGTGCAGTTCCTTCCTGCCTCCTCTGGTTCACAGTGATTCGAGATGCCAATGTTGTCCAGCTGGATGTGGACTCAGAGGTCAATCACGTGGTGGGACCACTCAACCCCAGCACCAAGAGTGCCAGGACCCCTGTGTTCATTGGTGGAGCTCCAGGTCAGTAGCAAGGACATGCATCTCTAGACTACTCAACTCTCATACTAGTGGTTAAACACTACTTATAACACCTAATTCCTGAGAACCCATCCACAAATCACATCCAAACTGTAACAACTTTGTATAGGTTGCTGGGGGGTGAAATTAAGAAAAAAAGAATGCTATACAAAAAAATCATCAATCATCATATTTCATCCAATTACTTTTTATGCTGTGTCTTTAAGTAGTAGCTGTAAGTAGTAATGAATGTGTTTATAATGTTATTTATTATCTATCGTCCTAGAATCTCTTCTTCCAGAGGGCATTGCGACTAGGAGGGACTACACAGGCTGTATGAGAAAGCTGACTGTGAATGAGAGCCAAGTGAGCTTCAGTAAAGCTGCCCTGGTCAGCGGGGCCGTCAGTGTGGGCTCCTGTCCAGCTGCCTAAAGGGCCTGTCATAACCAATACAGGCCAGCTCTCCAACAACAAGACTGACCAAATTCTGCTTCATAACTATCTATCCTTGTTCACCAACGCAACATTTGTTGTTCTTTGGTAAGAGAATGACCCAGAAATGTAAACCACCCTCCCTATGAATTAGTCTAGTTTCACATGAGAAAAAACTGTTTATCAAAGAGTCTCAGTGTTTCTTCGAAGGACTGCAACATGTTGTGATTAAGGACCAGTGCATTTCCAGTGCTCATATTATAGCCAACTGAAGAAGGCTTGCAAATGCATCTTCATTCTCTTAATCTACATTGACAGTACTCATAAATCACACTCCCACTCCAAAGGGACGGGTTTGTTTAGTCTACGAgagctgtgatgtactgtagaagtGCAACCAACTCCAGTTCCAGACAATGCTTCCACTGCCCTATTTTGTAATCTCAATGTAGCCACATCTTTGTCTTTTCTATGTTTTTATTCATTTAATGTATAATTTTATTtcaaataatatatatacaccaccattcaaaagtttggggtcacttagaaatgtcctaggTTTTcgaaagaaaaacacattgtttgtccattaaaataacataaaattgatcagaaatacagtgtagacattgttaatgttgtaaatgactattgtagctggaaacggctgattttttaatgaaatatctacataggtgtacagaggcccattatcagcaaccatcaccattctgaaactcgtcagtctattcttgttctgagaaattaaggctttTGCCCATTTtgaatcttttctttttattggccagtctgagatatggctttatcttttgcagctctgcctagaaggccagcatcctggagtcgcctcttcattgttgacgttgagaatGGCCAATGAATAGAATAGCTGTCAGGGGTGTGTACGGGAGGAgaaagtcaggtgcaggagagcagagtgtaatAAACAGGCGCACTTTAATTCCTGTCCAAAAATTATAGCACATAAGAACAATAACGTGCCAAAAACACAGAACATAGCAAAAGTATAGCGCCTGACAAAATCCACATAACAATAAACcattacacacaaagacatggtgggaaacagaggactaaatacatgcagtaattatggaatgaaaaccaggtgtgtaatggagaggagccgacttcggtggaagtcgtgacagtatccttcatttctcagaacaagaattgaccgacgagtttcagaagaaagttctttgtttctggccattatgagcctgtaaccgaacccacaaatgctgatgctccagatactcaactagtctaaagaaggccagttttattgcttctttaatcaggacaacagttttcagctgtgataacataattgcaaaagggttttctaatgatcaattagccttctaAAATAATAAAcctagattagctaacacaacttgccattggaacacaggagtgatggttgctaataatgggcctctatacgcctatgtagatattccattaacaaaatctgttgtttccagctacaatagtcatttacaacattaacaatgtctacactgtatttctgatcaatttgatgttattttaattgtttcctttcaaaaacaagaatatttctaagtgacaccaaacatttgaacggtagtgtatatatttttcaaatttgggagaacaaaacaaaacaggcaGACAATACATAACATGATACAACACAGACAGTAGACTAAAAacgaagaaaaataaataaataggtggTAAGGAAATGGCAGTCACTAGAAGGGGCTATATCAGCATGTAACAAAATAGTCTTCATTGCTTTGTCACCTTGTTGTTTTTCTACATTTGTTCTGCTGAATAAAATGGATTTTCTAAAATCCTTGCTGTTATTAATTTATTCCCCTCCCACATGAAAGACACTCGTCTGATTTACAGATGTGGTCATAAAATATACATGCAGCTAATACAATAATATTATAGCCTTTTCATTCAACATTTTCCATAAACTGAcacagcaagagaaagagagagagaggtaacatcttactgtcacgccctgaccatagagagcctttatattctctatgttggttaggtcagggtgtgactagggtgggtaatctaggttgtttttttctatgttggcctggtatggttcccaatcagaggcagctgtttatcgttgtctctgattggggatcatatttaggcatccatttccccactgtgttttgtgggatcttgtttctgtgtagttgcctgtgagcactgcaTGAGCTTCACGTGTCGtgtattctttattgttttatTGTTCGGTTCTCTTCTAATAAAGAGATGTCGAACTGAGGGTCAGCGGTCCGGAACTTCCCGGCAAGGCGTCCATTCCTGCTacatggccggagccttcttcTTCACCGGGGCCTAGTCCatgcacggcgtccagtccagctccaaggccAGAGTCTTCCTCTGCGCCAatgtccagtccaggcacggcgtccagtacttaaaaatcatacagtgtgattttctggatttttgttttagattccgtctctcacagttgaagtgtacctatgataaaaaaaaatacagacctctacatgctttataagtgggaaaacctgcaaaatcggcagtgtatcaaatacttgttctccccactgtagataaaatgaatcactaacctttgatgatcttcatcagatgacactcataggacatcatgttacacaatacatgtatgttttgttcgataatgtacatatttatatccaaaaatctcagtttttgcgtgttacgtgcagtaatgttttgattccaaaacatccaatgattttgcagaaatactcataataaacattgacaaaagatacaagtgttattcacagaattaaagatagacttatcctctatgcaaccgctgtgtcagattttttttttaaaaagcataatctgagtacggcgctcagtaCCCAATTCAGCCAAAGAAATAGCCCCCATTTTGGTGTCAACATTAGTTagaaaaaacactataaatattcacttacttttgatgatcttcatcagaaggcactcccaggaatcccagatCGACAATGAATGACtaatttgttccataaagttccataaagcccatcatttagccacttgttgttagcgtgttcagcccagtaatccatcttcatgaggagcGAGCACTTCCTACAGACAACCTCAAAaggttccgttacaggtcgtagaaaaaagtcaaacgatgtatagaatcaatctttaggatgtttttaacttAAATCTTCAATagtgttccaaccggagaattcctttgtctgaagaaaagcattggAACAGAGCATACTCTCTCATGACCGCGCGTCATGAGAcggaggctctctgccagaccactcactaaaAGAGCTCCTataagcccctcctttatagtagaatcctaaAACTAGGatctaaagacggtgacatctagtggaagccctcgGAAgtacaagcatatccataactaTCAGGGATTTGAATAAGCACTGTTTTGAAAatcgatttctcacttcctgtttgtctgccatatgaggtctgttatactcacagacatcattcagttttagaaacttgagagtgttttctatccaatactaataataatatgcatatattagcatctgggacagagtaggaggcagatcagtttgggcacgctattcatccaaaagtgaaaatgctgccaccTATCCCAAAAAAGATAAGGCCCATCAGAGTACTCGCCCCTTCTTGATGAGCCTGGTTTTTTGATGGGCAGGTAGCTATGAAATGTCCCGTCCCTCCATAATATAGAAAGCTCTGGGTGTGGAGTCGGCTTAAGCGGTCAGTCGGTCTCAATCTAGCCCTGCCCAGGTGCCTGGAATCTGAAAGAGTCGAGTCGACAGCCCTCTGTGATTCCTCAAAGAACCCGGGTGTCGTTGGGTTCACTCGAACATGTAGACTTTGGGGGTTGCTCACGATTTTTTGGAGGCGAGGTAGGAATCGAGGACGAACGAGGGTGACAGGGCACAGATTGTCTCTACTATGTTCTCGAATCCGCTCATCAATCCGGATGGTCAAGGCTATGAGGGAGTCAAGATCCATCGACAGCTCCCGGGCTGCATGCTCATCTTTGACCACCTCCGATAATCTGTGAAGGAAAATGTCGAACACTGCTtccggattccaggcactctcagccgCCAACGTACGAAAATCCAttgcgtagtctgccacactacgggagtcttGACGTAGCTGAAGCAGTGGGagcctctctcccggacaatGGAGAATCCGCCACAAACTCCTCTAGACTGAGGCAGGCGGCGGACTATTGCTCCCACACCGCCGTAGCCCAGGCAAGTGCCCTCTCGGACATCAGCGTTATGATGTACGCTATCCTCGTTGGGTCCAAGGGGAATGAAGAAGGCTGCAGCTTGAAAATGAGGAAGCACTGGGAGATAAATGCCTGGCAGGTTCCAGAATCTCCAGCATTGcgctccggaggaggtaagcggACTTCTCAGGACACTGGGATAGGCTGGGAGATTATAGGTGTGACCCGCTGCCCAGTGGGGAATCCACGGAATTGCTCCAGAAAAGTCTCGGACGCCTGGTCATGGCATTCTGACAGGGTATGGTGCCTCCATAAGAAATTGCAGTAACTCCTTGTGTcgtccaatggtggctccttgcaggGAGATGGCATTGTGGAGCTGGTCTGTGTTTGCTGGGTCGGTCATGGCCAATTCGTACTATCACGgtttagggaagacccagatgcagacagtgtcgaagtaacaaaagttattactagaacaggggcaggcaaaacgagAGGTCAATGGCAGacaggtcagtaatccagatcagagtctaaaggtacagaacagcaggcagtctcagggtcagggcaggcagaggtaaATAATCCAGGGCGGtatgacaaggtacagaacggcaagctggctcagggtcagggcaggcagaatggtcaaaaccgggaaaactagaaaacaggaattATAGAAAAGGACAGGAGCCAGGGGAAAACCACTGGTAGGCTTGATGGataaaacgaactggcaacagacaaacagagaacgcaggtataaatacacaggggataatgagggagatgggagacacctggtggggggtggagacaagcacaaagacaggtgaaacagatcagggtgtgacgacgatgtctttgaaaacatccatacggttaacatctcaaccatcgacagggtgctgcatagaaaccagatgagtatgaaacagctgtaccgtgtaccattccaaaggaatgaggacagagttaaggagctacggtaccagtatgtacaggtaaaacatatatctatgtaactactttacagcaacattttatagtgatacatagtaaagtaagcataaactgcacacatttccattgctgtggaaggaacatgcaatatatgtacattttatgtcactcttccttaccaaaacaaattcaaccgtgtgttctgggatatagcgtataatggagttggaatcaagtgaaccctctcacaactttgtatacgtggatgaggctggcttcaacctgaccaaatgcagaaggtggggtcggaatatcatcggtcacagagctactgtggatttgccaggccaacggggaggaaatatcaccatgtgtgctgctatttcggagcatggtgtcctaacccatatcccccttatagggccatacaacacccagcatctactcaactttttagagactctctacagggctctcatccctgatgatgagaggggtctgtttagagaggatttgccaaagtatgtggtcatttgtgataatgtgagtttccatcgatcaaacatcataaggcaatggtttgtgacccacccgaggatgctcatagaattcctcccaccttattcaccattccttaacccaattgaggagttattttcagcatggaggtggaaggtgtacgatcgtcagccacacacacagatgaccctgctggctgcaatggatgcagcatgtgaggacatcacagtagacgcctgcagatgatggataaggcattccaaaagattctttccacgttgcattggaagggaaaatatccggtgtgatgtggatgagaatatgtgggccgacagacaggaacgtctggatgtgtagagacagcacaacagtgctgcgggcaaagttgtgccttaggggtgggttcctgtgtttctttctaattttgtttttttccctttgTGCCCCTTGGGTTGTCCAGTCTCTTTCAATCAATAACCCACATACTTAATACGCatatgtaaatagtactgttgaaattgatatatgccatagccttgtgcattttcaatacagtaactgtcatccaaactgtagcctaagtttacatcaggtaatactgtcaaagtacagttacattgacaacatgcctaaacattttgacgaccttgttcatgaacaatgactcaatgacttatcattctgatgacactgacatgatcattggcatgaatatttacttttgagagatgtactaaggatttttagtgactgactagctttagaaacatatctattgtatattgcagtttgtacaaattgttctgagaaatgcacttattattttgcacatgttagggatgatgtgaaaaaatgcaccaaagcgactgagaaaaactTTTCACTTCAGACTGCTGTCTTCAGATGATACGGTTCCCACAGAGAACAGGAAACCACCAACGTCCCTCTCTGCAAGACCGTATTTGTTAGTGGAACATATTTTCCAGACATtaccactctactctactaccatgaTAGGACCAGTCTAGTACTACTCATTTCCGCTTCCATGTGCTGTATTTGTCTCCTATAGAGAAACTCTGCATACAGCTTCACTGGCTGTGTGAAGAACCTCCAGCTGAATGGCCAATGGATGTCCTCCATGTTCCAGACCTTTGGGGTGACGCCGTGTTTCGAGGGACTCTCCGAGCCGGGGACATACTTCTCCGAAGAGGGTGGATATGTTGTTTTGGGTAATACACAAACACATATTATTCCTCTCAAAGCCCTTCTGGCTTCATACTGTGGTTGAACCATTCCAGATTAATTTGAAGCATGAAACCAAAGGAAAAGCTTGTGAAACATTGATTTGCTGCAATCTTCAGGACATCGTATCGTTGTACACTAATAGTTTTGGCAGGGTCTGGAACTGTTTGGAAACAATGAGTCAATTATATCACACGCCATTTTATATTTCCTCTGGAAAGCAGACAAAACCTTTGGGCCGCTCACCAATCCCCACACAGACAGTGAAGCAGAGAAACTGTAGTCAGGATAGAGGAATACAATATCCCCAGTGCAGCTGTGGTGAAAATTGGGCCTGGTGGAAAATTCGAGGGCACGGAGGACAGTTGCAGACCCAAAACTCTTGGGAGCCGAGCTGCAGCTGTTTGAATGAGGACAGAGCAATTTCACACCCTACTGTGGCCGGCTAAGTTTCACTCGTGGACATACCTCATTGGGCCAAAGGGCAGTGAAATATTCCAGGTTACAGACGTTAAAGGGGAGGTTCAGAATACGAGGGGGTTGTAAAGCAGACTTTGCTTGAActtctctttccatctgtctcATTCAGATGACACGTTCAACCTGGGGCTGAAGTTTGAGCTGGTGGTAGAGGTGCGCCCCCGTGTGGCATCAGGGGTGCTACTGCATGTGTACACAGCAGCCGGGGAGTACCTCACCATGTACATCCATCAAGGAGCAGTAAGCCACTAATACAAAGTCATCTGTATTCATTTGCTGATTTTCTATTTTTAGATCTTGGACTTGTCATCAATGCAAGTGTTGTTCTATGCTCACAGGTGATTGTGCTGGTGAACAACGGAGTTCGTGAGTTCTT containing:
- the LOC118965599 gene encoding laminin subunit alpha-4-like, which codes for MHGVQSSSKARVFLCANVQSRHGVQHSQPPTYENPLRSLPHYGSLDVAEAVGASLPDNGESATNSSRLRQAADYCSHTAVAQASALSDISVMMYAILVGSKGNEEGCSLKMRKHWEINAWQVPESPALRSGGGKRTSQDTGIGWEIIGVTRCPVGNPRNCSRKVSDAWSWHSDRRNSAYSFTGCVKNLQLNGQWMSSMFQTFGVTPCFEGLSEPGTYFSEEGGYVVLDDTFNLGLKFELVVEVRPRVASGVLLHVYTAAGEYLTMYIHQGAVIVLVNNGVREFFTQVTPRLGLCDGSWHRITLIRDANVVQLDVDSEVNHVVGPLNPSTKSARTPVFIGGAPESLLPEGIATRRDYTGCMRKLTVNESQVSFSKAALVSGAVSVGSCPAA